One Lepisosteus oculatus isolate fLepOcu1 chromosome 4, fLepOcu1.hap2, whole genome shotgun sequence genomic window, TCACTGCTTAAAACATTAGCAATAATAGTGAAGTCATATATTGAGCCATATGACTTGTAtagaaatattttcattatataGAAAAGGCTGGTACAGGTATAGACACAATATTAAAGATTAAGTACGGACCAAATAAGccgtttcagatttttttatccATGCAGGACACTGTATATCACAGAATATTACCTTCAGTTTCATTTCTTATACAATACCTTAATACCTTGTGTGCTTTTTAGGCAACGATGATAGCTTTCCCTCCCAGAATTTAGAAATTACAACAATTATTTAACATTGTTAAGCAGTTGCATTAGATGTTGCACAGGTGGCACTACCTGTACCTGTAAATCAGTCAATGTTTCAGCCTTAGATATGTTTTTGCtcatttgtacattttaaatcttatTTGTTATGACTTTCAAAATGACTAAAAATTAATAGCACCCCACACAAAACTGAAATGGTTAGAAACTCAGGACAACTTTCAGACAATCTAAACTTCATATGTGTAAAACAATGCATTGTACTTCTGTCATCTTAATATATTTAAAGCATATTGAATGCAATGCTGCTAGATGAGCAAAATGTGTACACATATTAGTTCCATGTAGTGTacatattcaattcaatttatttttatatagcacctttcacaacaaggttgtcccagggcgcttaacaaagcaagtgaccatatatgttgtgaatacagaagagaaaagaccagaagacgacggaggagaggaaccaaaaactccttagtaaggaggaataaaacctctaggggtccaaggtcaagtgactgcccaacccctttgggcatgttaacaattaaaaaaaggaacaaatgaataaatatgtGATATTATCAAAGACTTACAGATTGCAAATCAATGTTTTCTTTCCCGTGTTTGTCCGTCAGTACCATGATGGGAGTAGAGGGCTCTGGAGAtgtatttttgcttttcttttccattaAAGTCTGGTTCCCCAAAacccttttctgttttaaacataaaaaacattttctttttgtatagAAGAAGTAAAGGATGGATTCAACAACTCTGAAAGAAGCCTAACATCACTATTATTGTGGTATTTTACATGGCTAATGGTATAAAGAGAACTAGCTCAACAGTTTGGCCCCCTTAAATATATAATAGGGAATTTGTCTGTTTACTTACATATAGAATCTCTATACTtgctttatatattatataaaaataaaacaacaatgaagTAGCAAATTAATGTGCAATaacttattaaattaataacttATTGTTAGTCTCTCCTCTGTTGGACTACataaatataatgtttatttcattttttgaagtgCCTGGGATATCtttaacttttaataaaaatatataaaatgtttattggaGAAGGAAAATGTTCAGTATGGAGAACTATATGGAAGGAATACATTTCCTGATAAACAACTGTAACCACCAAATGTTTGATAAATCTTTGCATTAATTATCATTCTTCTGATGCTGAATGACTTCCACTGTAGTCAGGGATTTGGGTGTCCTTCAGTATTCATTCTCTTGGTTTTCTGGGGCCATTTATgcttagtttgttttagaacaataAACTgtctataaatacattttggtactgttttaataataaaatccttacacttatatagctcttttctggatactcctcccaaagtgctttacaagtaatgtgGACACACCactacactcaccacacaccagctatcagcggGGTGGAGAACAAtggtgaagccaattcacagatgtgGATTATTAGGCCATGATTGCTAAAGGCCAAGGGAGAAAATGTGACCAGGAGACtggagtaacacccctacttttttcgagaaataacctggaatttttaatgaacacGGAGAGTGGGGACCTCGGTTTAcggtctcatctgaaggacagatgGCTTTTCACAGGGTAGCGTTCCCATcactactggggcattaggaaccacaaactgtagaccgcagggtgagcactccccGATCGTCccacaatttttaaaattaaatctaaCTTAATTCTGCCACAGACTAAATTGAATGTCTTCTCACAAATCATATTAGCATATTTATGATAAACCAAATAAGAGAAACAAGTGATGACCTTAATGAGACCCCCAAAGGAGCGGGATCGGGCATGCTTCTTCCTGGGAGGAGTCTGAGAGCCCAGCACTGGAGTCCCTGGGGTGGACTGCTTGGCAAactgcaaaaacatacaaaggTCTTTTACTGCCATGCCAGCGGTATTTCCCTCTCTACTGTAGCAACTGCATCAGCCTTGCGTGGTATACAAAGTCTTAGCTACCAGACAGCACCTCTGTCGGACAacataaatataacatttatgTCAAGTCCGTTCACTTTTTGGAAAGGTCTGGAATACCCTTAATGTGTACTACAAATACCTAAAATGTTTATGGGAGATGTTCAGAATGGAAAAATACAAGAAAGGAATaaattttctgaaaaacaactgTTGGTTCTCTGGGGTCATTTATGCTTAGTTTCTTTCAGAATGCTTAAATGCAATAAATTCTTCTGGAAATCAAATTTTCCAttaatggattaaaaaaaaaaacattttccagccTGCATTCAAGTGTAAAGGAAGTACTTGGTACGCTCTATCAATGGAGTACAATAAAGTTTTATGCACAATTAAGTATTGCAGATAGGGTTACAAATTTGTACCCATATAAAGCACTGAACTACTGCTGGTTACGTTAAGATTAATTGATACTTTATTCTGTCACTGGCCATGTTTTTATATACTCAGGGGTGGTGTTCTAACCAGAGACATCATGAGTCAAGTGCCTGCAACATCTACTGCAGTGAAAAAAAGTAACTTTTGCCTATTACGTTTTAATCATGTTTGCAGTTTCCCAAGGCAACGAATCCGATgggattcacttttttaatgAATCCCCAAATGATATAGCAGATGAGTGCCAAGagcttttgttttgaggaaaggaCTTCCAATACTGTTTCTCTACCTGTCGAACCAACTTCTTCTTCTTAGCAGACTCCGGCATGTTGCTAACATGACGGAACAGTTCCTTTAGAGCTTCTTCTGTATGACACTGGCTGTCATCAGGCTGGGAGCAGGAGGGAGGATCGAGGCAGCTCCTCTTCGAAGTGACAAGGCCATTAGCTCCTTGGGAGGGCAAGAGATCCAGATCATCCTTGATAAGAGAGAAAAAATTGTTTAGTCccaattaaatttaaaacactgTTAACTCCAaagtattttcacaaaaaaatattcactATTGTTCTACAGCTTCTTAACTTTTAGCTTATTAAaaatttttaacaaacaacatTCAGTTTCAGAttcatttacaattttttttttactttgcttaTTTTGCTCACATTTCTCAAATCCTCTTGATGGCAGAAATGCATAAAGACCAAACTTCTGATAAGTAAAAAAAGATTCCATTATTCTCTGATTCATCAATGATATGAAGGTTTTTAACTTTAGTTTAACTTTAACATGTTGCAATTAAATATACAATCAATTAATATCacaatacataatacataaacTGGTAAAAagatgaataaagaaaaaagaaaacctttgaCTGAAGGATCTTCAATCCTGAGAACTGCATCCTAGAGTGTTCTCTGATATATGCTGGAGCctacagaacagaaaatgtatgtattaaatataaaaacatttaaaatgtaattaaaaaatgacttgacaTTCAATAGAATTTTGATTTAATTCAGAAATAAACTCTTATTACTTTCAGGAAGTTCAACATTATTAACATGCAGTAgatgagcagaaaaaaaaaacatttaatgtaaatttAAATGTTACAATTATTCCATCTTAGACTTTATCTTCATCttagaatttttttaaacacaggtTTTAATATGCAAATCCACCGTTATAAGTCCTGCTTTTTTTAGAGTACCCATGGAAACTATATTTTCTACTGTTAACGTCAGTATTATGATCAGAtccaaatttacattggacgtgATTGAAAAACACTGTGATGGTACTTTAGAACTGAGTTCACTCAAAACTGCATTTGATTAAaaagatttattaaaaaaaaaatccaacccGGAACAGTTTTTGCGAGTGCTTGATCAGGAATGCCACACCATTGTTCAACTTCTGTATATTCTCTTGTAAGTCACTAGCTGTCacctttaaaagaagaaaaaaaaactttatttagaGGTCACCGCAGCTCGACTGCACTTCCAGTGATCACATGACTTTTGGAGTGCCCTCAATTACACCAAGTCTAACACCAAACTCTCGGTCTTCATTTTGAACGGAATTATGTCAACTTACATTTTTTGGCCATAGGATGTGGGGAGCAAACATAAGGGCCAGGTTATAGGCAGACATCTTATTCTTGTCCTGCTGTTTGGCAGTGTGGtacagcaggtccagcaggagtttgagcaggctGCGGTTGGCAGGCGGGAGCAGCATGAACAGCAGCTGCAGGGCCTCTATCTGACGCTCTTTATCTGGCGCAGCCGTCTTATTCCCCCTCTCGTCAAACAACGTTAGCTCTGAAAACAGGCAGCAAAAGACAGGGACAGCCTTAGCTCTAAGGAATCAATAACCATGTTTGCTGCAATACATAAGAGGTGAGCAGAGCAGTCGTGCCAATGGGGGGAGATGACTGCATTTGCTCTTTGCTCTTAGGCGGCTAGAAACCGATTGCAAGTGAGAATTACTGATGTAAACCTTTTCTAGGTTTTGCAGACAGCTTGACAGTGTTCACTCTgatcattacatttttaaataaagaaaggttatttgaaaaatatgcctatgttatttgtaattaaccaaaatgtaatattattggCAGGGGGTGACTAGCTTTGCAAAGCATTGTAATTGTTCAAGAAGAGAGCACATAATCCTGATTTTTCTTAAGATAAACAAttcttaggaacaagtaaatgttaGTTCCACAGTGAAGAGTAgaaagaataaacatgtttttcctaTTGAGTGCTATCTGCGCCGAATTTATATGTAttttcctgtgtttgcatgggcttCCTCCAGTTTCTCCGGTTTTCTCCCAAAGACCAAAGACATACAAGTAGCTTAACTGAATGCTAGAAAAATTGACCTTGGcacgagtgtgtgtgtttgtgtctgtgtctgagtctatgtcctgtgatggactggcgtctcatCCAGGGGGTATCTTGCCTTGTgactgttgcttgccgggtaaggctccagctctcctctAACACTAAATTGGATAAAGTAGTtccaaaatggatggatggcacCTGGATGAATTGTTGATAAGGGAGAAATATCCGACAGTCCTTTCTTCACAACCATCACGTTTATATTTGGAGATGTTAAGTCTACTTTAATGTTCTAGGGTACCTGCTATTTTAAGATGAGCGTGGTAGTGCCTGTGAGTTAGCAGCGGTTCAGGAAGCTCCCCAAGGAAGGTTTTCAGTAGAGTAGCCACATCATTAGGATGGAACTCCCCTGAATCCAGGTCAATGTCAAGACCATTGTTGAGACAGTCCTTTAGAGCCTGCTGTCGGACGCTGTTCCCAGGCACTCTGAAAAGGCCCTCCACGTGCAGATCTGAAATATTAAGTGCAGAGGTATATTTATTATAGAtcatacaaaaaaaactgtGTAAGGGATTCCTATGTTCGATTTCAGTTTAGGTTTATAATAAATGCtcttttgaatgttttatttcagttcttaTTCTAATATATTAGAAAGCAATTGTAATAGACATTTCAATTCTTTTTCACATAAATATTTCAGCATAAAAGCCACAGACACCTTCTGCCACATTCGTTTATGAACCAGAGTAAAACACCACCTGGAGAAAGTACATGCTGCGGAAGGAAAAttataattagaaataaaaatactgcAGAGAGAGGTATGTTCTATCATTTTGAAACAATATATTATCACACAAAAACTGTGACATTCTTGCATTATGCGTGCctttatattaataatgttgTAGAAAAAGATATAAAGTAACAAAGTGCATGCTTTTTAATTACTGCAAAAGAAGAGCTGGATGCTACACTACGTATATTTTTGTTCTAAAGATGTAAAAGGCAACTCACTTTTGTGGAGATACTCAATGAGCTGGTATATTTGAGCAATCCCTTCTTCAGTCAAGGGGGTTCCAAACACAACTCCCTTATCTATTAAAAGGATAATCAAAAACTTAAAAGTACAGCCAACTGTTACTCATTGTACAGCAGTttcagacattttatttttcacaactgGCAGAAATCCTAAAAAactttgctttttttatatataggTAACTACATTCAGAACagcaaacaatttaaataattactttCAATTGTTAGTACTTGGACAATGGCGCAGCTGAGTTGCGAATTATGCTATTTCGTATAATATgggtttaattaaatgaaattttcTGTTATTGTATTGCATTTGTACTCACTTCATTGTGCCATTACAGAGCAGACTACCTCACAAACAGACCTACTGGGACTGAGAGATTACCGTGTAGCTCAGTGGCAATAGAAATATACACCAGGTACATTTGGCAAGATATTCTAGATggcacaaaaacaacatttaatagTGTTTTAAATGTGTCTGATTGCTGATGGCTCTgtaatcactttaaaaaaaatgtattcaaaatgcTGCATTATACTAGAGCCTGAAGCTCATCAAGCCAGATGTAGTTCACACTGCTATGCAATGGAAATCAGATTTCCTATtgttttaacagaaaataaaaaacactggaCATTACTCCTGTTTCGGCACCTTTGCATTGGCTGCCAACACATAATGGCATtgatattaaaatgattttgctCAAATGCTCAGTCTATCAGTCAGAACATGCAGATCTACTGATATTGACCTACTCTTCATTCCAAGCATGAATCAAAAAAGGAAGGGAGAGGCTGCTGTATGGTACAATGCCTACAGACTGAGTAACTTTCTACCCCCTTTCATCAGCTATTCATCCTCAAATGGAAGTTTTAAACAACGATTGCACATCTTTACATAAATCCTTTCTTGTCTTCCTCTTCATGATTTTTTCCCCCTTAAATCATCTTTTGATACTTTGTATATGACGCCTTTTGAGCTGCATGAGCATGAAAAGCACTAGACGCAAAAAAAGATCATGATTAAAGATGACGCTGACCTTTGCGTTTGAGGAAGTTCAAGGAACGGAAGAAACCTGCTGCACTGGGCAGTTTGGGATCCATTTCCCCCAGTAGCTGGGCAAACTCTGTACCAGGAAGGTCAATGAGCCTTGTGATGTTACTCAACACCAGCTCCATGAAGACGTCTGGCTTCTCATGACGCAATTTCTCCACAAAGAAATCAGGATTGAAGATGATGGGCTGGCTACGCAGACTAGTCTCATGGCTAATCACGACGTTACAAACCGTTCCCCTGAAAAACACAATTCAGCAGTTGTAGACATTTTGATGTGAAGTGAATTAGCACAACATGCCAACCAACTACAACAAATCCACAGgagaaattaaatacaaaatgtcaAACACTCCCCCAGAACTCATCTCATTGTTGACTTGTGTACAGAAAGACCATACTGGCATACtttttgtgaaatgtttaataGCATAAAGATTCTTGTTCCAGAGAGAAAATTCCAAATGAACAACAGTTAATCTATTTCGGGTTTTGCAAGATACCTCTGTTGTAAAGAAGCAACATTTAatgctaattttattttatgtgatgtCGGGAATCAGATTGAAACGATTATACTTCCTCAAATGTTGGATTACACCCAGCTGTTCAATAAACACAACTATGCAAGGGGAGTCTGAATTGTTTCCCTTTGTATTACTAGAACTATAGAAACAGCTTGGGAAACTCAGATGGAGAAATAAAAAGGAGCAAATGATGGCACAAGGGGTAAGAAAAAGCCTTGCTCTGCAGTGCacatcattcaggtggatgctgcacattggtggtggtggaggggagtccccattacctgtaaagcgctttgagtggagtgtccagaaaagcgctatatacagtaagtgtaagcaattattattactgtgaCTTTGCACACTAGTAGGTAACCGAGACTCTACCTTCCTCTTTCCAAAGAATGAGCCACAGCTCCGATGTAATATCACAACTGCCAGCACTTACGTCGCTTGGATGTCTTA contains:
- the arhgap19 gene encoding rho GTPase-activating protein 19, translated to MAAEREAGGSRQNRRGTVCNVVISHETSLRSQPIIFNPDFFVEKLRHEKPDVFMELVLSNITRLIDLPGTEFAQLLGEMDPKLPSAAGFFRSLNFLKRKDKGVVFGTPLTEEGIAQIYQLIEYLHKNLHVEGLFRVPGNSVRQQALKDCLNNGLDIDLDSGEFHPNDVATLLKTFLGELPEPLLTHRHYHAHLKIAELTLFDERGNKTAAPDKERQIEALQLLFMLLPPANRSLLKLLLDLLYHTAKQQDKNKMSAYNLALMFAPHILWPKNVTASDLQENIQKLNNGVAFLIKHSQKLFRAPAYIREHSRMQFSGLKILQSKDDLDLLPSQGANGLVTSKRSCLDPPSCSQPDDSQCHTEEALKELFRHVSNMPESAKKKKLVRQFAKQSTPGTPVLGSQTPPRKKHARSRSFGGLIKKRVLGNQTLMEKKSKNTSPEPSTPIMVLTDKHGKENIDLQSFERPLNSPALVNRTVNLKSADENSRVKDCSSCTKACFPPAQESSV